One Notolabrus celidotus isolate fNotCel1 chromosome 16, fNotCel1.pri, whole genome shotgun sequence DNA window includes the following coding sequences:
- the marcksl1b gene encoding MARCKS-related protein 1-B: MGSQTSKGDVAAEASAAAADASAVKTNGQENGHVKTNGDVSAKPDGDAAATNGSAEAAKEPEAAAEGDAIEPAPPTDKEAVKPDEETAAKETPKKKKKFSLKKTFKLKLNLKKSKKSEAVKEEAAAAVTPTEEKPAENGAAAEEKKESKEEAAAAAVAQTPEADQGPAKEEASKEEAVAPAPEAIKPTEESSSTASPSEKKE; this comes from the exons ATGGGATCCCAGACATCCAAGGGAGATGTAGCCGCGGAGGCGAGCGCTGCTGCCGCTGACGCTTCAGCTGTCAAAACCAACGGACAG GAAAATGGACACGTGAAAACCAACGGAGATGTCTCTGCAAAGCCTGATGGGGATGCCGCTGCAACCAATGGCTCTGCTGAGGCAGCCAAGGAGCCTGAAGCCGCTGCAGAAGGCGATGCCATTGAACCTGCACCACCGACAGATAAAGAGGCAGTCAAACCTGATGAAGAGACTGCAGCGAAGGAGACacccaaaaagaagaagaagttctcCCTGAAGAAGACGTTCAAACTCAAACTGAATCTAAAGAAGAGCAAGAAGAGTGAGGCTGTAAAAGAGGAGGCTGCAGCAGCCGTCACACCCACTGAGGAGAAGCCTGCAGAGAACGGTGCTGCcgcagaggagaagaaggagtcaaaggaggaggctgctgctgctgctgtagccCAGACTCCGGAGGCTGATCAGGGGCCAGCTAAGGAGGAGGCCTCCAAGGAGGAGGCGGTAGCTCCAGCCCCTGAGGCCATCAAACCAACAGAGGAGAGCAGTTCAACCGCGTCTCCCTCTGAAAAGAAAGAGTGA